The following proteins come from a genomic window of Borrelia hispanica CRI:
- a CDS encoding DUF759 family protein, which translates to MNNTGFTIKFKGVLDHASTKKSLEKDISILEKVLKPKRTRLDSTEKILKHNL; encoded by the coding sequence ATGAATAACACTGGATTTACTATTAAGTTTAAAGGTGTACTTGATCATGCTTCAACTAAAAAGTCTTTAGAAAAAGATATATCTATTCTTGAAAAAGTTCTAAAACCCAAAAGAACAAGACTCGATAGCACTGAAAAAATATTGAAACACAATCT